Proteins from a single region of Carassius carassius chromosome 25, fCarCar2.1, whole genome shotgun sequence:
- the LOC132104433 gene encoding sialidase-1-like, giving the protein MDFVQQFGIVLIIAVFSGTRANELQIEPLIYEEQLLWVGGGAGQVNTYRIPLLTFTTRGSLLAFSEARKFSYNDIGAKFIALRRSTDKGVTWSPTSFIVDDGSLADGLTLGSVVVDEETGAVILIYSLCFHRYHCDPSSTMMVQSLDDGFTWSAPRNLSVELGVKSFAPGPGFGIQKRYAPNVGRLVVCGHGSIAGDGVFCILSDDHGASWRYGAALKSIPYNQPKQDLDFNPDECQPVELEDGSIVIHVRNQNKYHCRCRLIVRSLDGGETLPVEELVFDKGLIDPAVAAGALQKQGVMYFTNPSSTQHRVNLTLRWSFSDGKSWEKEAVQIWAGPSGYSCITSLKGDSPEDNKFIFVIYEKGHKDYCETISFAKIHLYGGK; this is encoded by the exons ATGGATTTTGTTCAACAGTTCGGAATTGTGCTTATAATCGCGGTGTTTTCCGGCACTCGTGCAAACGAGCTTCAG ATCGAGCCGCTGATATACGAGGAGCAGCTGCTGTGGGTCGGCGGTGGAGCCGGTCAGGTCAACACTTACAGGATCCCTCTGCTGACCTTCACGACACGTGGAAGTCTGCTGGCCTTCTCAGAGGCCAGGAAATTCTCCTACAATGACATCGGTGCCAAGTTCATCGCACTGAGACGCTCCACAGACAAAG GAGTCACCTGGTCTCCCACCTCCTTCATAGTGGACGATGGATCTCTAGCAGATGGGTTGACTCTAGGTTCGGTGGTTGTGGATGAAGAGACTGGTGCTGTGATACTCATCTATTCTCTGTGTTTCCACCGTTATCACTGTGACCCCTCCAGCACCATGATGGTGCAGAGTCTGGATGATGGGTTCACCTGGAGCGCCCCACGAAACCTCTCCGTTGAGCTGGGGGTGAAGAGCTTTGCTCCAGGGCCTGGCTTCGGCATACAG AAACGGTATGCTCCCAATGTGGGCCGTCTGGTGGTGTGTGGCCACGGATCCATTGCTGGCGATGGGGTCTTCTGCATACTGAGTGATGATCATGGTGCATCCTGGAGATATGGAGCTGCTCTGAAGAGCATCCCTTACAACCAGCCTAAACAAGACCTGGACTTCAACCCAGATGAGTGTCAG CCAGTGGAGCTGGAGGACGGAAGTATAGTCATCCATGTGCGTAACCAGAACAAGTATCACTGCCGCTGTCGATTAATAGTGCGGAGTCTGGACGGAGGCGAGACTCTTCCTGTGGAGGAGCTGGTGTTTGACAAAGGGCTGATCGACCCGGCCGTCGCAGCCGGAGCCCTGCAGAAACAAGGAGTGATGTACTTCACCAACCCCTCCAGCACTCAGCACA GGGTCAATCTAACTCTTCGCTGGTCCTTCTCTGATGGGAAGTCATGGGAAAAGGAGGCTGTCCAGATCTGGGCGGGGCCAAGTGGTTATTCATGTATAACATCACTCAAGGGAGATTCTCCTGAGGACAACAAATTCATCTTCGTCATTTACGAGAAGGGCCATAAAGATTACTGTGAGACCATCTCTTTTGCCAAAATCCATTTATATGGAGGGAAATAA